TATCTCGGACTGGGCGCACAGCCGCCTTCTCCGTCCTGGGGGCGAATGCTCTCCGAGGCGCAAACCCTGATGTATCTCGCCCCGCAACTCGCCATCTATCCCGGCCTCTGCATCGTGGTCGCCGTGCTGGGGTTCAGCCTGATGGGCGACGGCCTCAGGGATGTGACCGACCCAAGATTGGCGCGTGAAAGATGATCGACCTAGAAAACCTGACAGTGGCATTCGGAACCGGACAGGCCGTGCGCGAGGTCTCCCTCTCGATCTGCGCTGGTGACCGCATCGGCATCGTCGGGGAATCCGGTTGTGGCAAAACCATGCTCGGCTTGTCCCTGATCGGCATGACCCCCGACGCCGCCACGCTCAGCGGCAGCATGACCCTTGACGGGGCCGAAATGGCCGGCGCGAGTGAGAGCATCTGGCAAGAGCTGCGCGCCCGTCGCGTCGCCATGATCTTCCAAGAGCCGATGGCCGCGCTCAACCCGATCAAACGCGTCGGCGACACCGTCATGGAACCGCTGCTCATCCACATGGGCCTTGACCGCACCGCCGCCCGCGCCCGCGCTCTTGCGCTGTTCGAAGAGGTCGGCATCCCCGACCCCGAAGCCCGCTTGCGCCAATTCCCGCACGAAATGTCCGGCGGCCAGCGCCAGCGCGTGCTGATCGCCCTTGCCCTCACGTGCAACCCCGGCTTGCTGATTGCCGATGAACCGACGACCGCGCTTGATGCCAATGTCGCGCTGATGATCACCGAACTGCTCACCCGCCTCGCCCGCGACCGCAACATGGCGCTGGTGTTTGTCTCGCATGATCTCACCGCCGTTGCCCGCGCGACCGAGGACATGCTGGTCATGTATGGCGGCGATATCGTTGAACGCGGCAAAACCGCCGATGTGCTGTCCAACCCACAACATCCCTATGCCCAAGGGTTGCTTGCGGCCCGGCCCAGCCCGGAAAACATGCGGGAAACCAGCGGTCGGCGCAAACGTCTGCCGACAATTCCGGGCACCGTGCCGCCGCTTGCCGATCTGCCTGAGGGCTGCCGTTTTGCCGGGCGCTGCCCCGTCGAACTGCCCCATTGCGCCACCCAGCGTCCGCCACGTGTCGGCGGCGCAATCTGCCAC
This genomic window from Rhodobacteraceae bacterium D3-12 contains:
- a CDS encoding ABC transporter ATP-binding protein, which gives rise to MIDLENLTVAFGTGQAVREVSLSICAGDRIGIVGESGCGKTMLGLSLIGMTPDAATLSGSMTLDGAEMAGASESIWQELRARRVAMIFQEPMAALNPIKRVGDTVMEPLLIHMGLDRTAARARALALFEEVGIPDPEARLRQFPHEMSGGQRQRVLIALALTCNPGLLIADEPTTALDANVALMITELLTRLARDRNMALVFVSHDLTAVARATEDMLVMYGGDIVERGKTADVLSNPQHPYAQGLLAARPSPENMRETSGRRKRLPTIPGTVPPLADLPEGCRFAGRCPVELPHCATQRPPRVGGAICHRLGDET